The Streptomyces sp. NBC_00576 genome contains the following window.
CCGGCGGCAGCCCAGGGCCACTGAGCGGTACCCCCTGGCGATCAGCTCCGGCTGTCCCGTGACCCCCTCGGCCGAGGCCAGTCCAGCACCGTCAGCTCGGGCCACTGCTCCCCCCACCGCGCCGCCTTCGCCTCGTAGACGGCCTGCGGGGCAAGGACCGGGTTCGGCCGGACGACGAGGTTGAACACGTCCGAGAGCCCGTGCGGCGCGTACACACGCCACTGGCCGTCCCGTTCCAGGCGTACGCCCAGACAGCACGTCGTCGCCGCGAAACTGTCGATCGCCGCCTCGGTGGACCGGTACGGCGGGCACGGGACGCCGAACTTCTCCTCGTACCAGAGGTGGACCCGGGCCTCGTTGCGGATCTCGACCTCGGCGGGCAGGCCGGCGAAGACCTCGCGCCCAGCACCGATCGCCCTGTTCTCCGCCTCCCACGACAGGTCACCGTCGTCGAAGTAGAAGACGTCGTAGTCCTTGATGCCGTCCGTGGGCGGCCTGTCCGTGACCACGTTCCACACGGTCTGGAACAGGCACCCGGCCGTCAGATACCACCCGGGCAGATCCAGCGTCGCGGTGCGGGCCAGCACCTCCACCAACACGTCGTTGCGCGACAACACCTCGCGCAGAGCCCCGAGTTGTTCATCGAGGGCAAGCCGACCGATCATCGGCCCTGCATACCACAGGGCAACGCCTTACACCTCGGGGCGCTCGGCGACGAAAGAGCCCAGGCCGACCTCTGCACGGATCAGCCCCTCCGCCTTGAGGTGGGCCAGCGCCTTCTGGGCGGTGGAACTCGCGATGCCGAACTCGGCGGACAGTTCAACGACCGACGGCACACGGGCACCCACCGGGTACTCCCCGTCGGCGATGCGGGCGGTGATGACTGCGGCGACCTGGCGCCAGACGGGTCGGGTTCGATCGAGCTCGGGTGTCATGCAGTTGACGCTAAAACTCTGCGGTAGACCGCGCGACCGCGGTAGACTTCGGTAGACCGCGATTGGATAGCCGAGAAGACCCCCGCAACGGGAGCAAGCCGTTCGGGGGCACGGCCACCAGCTGAACCAGACAGGAGCTGATGACATGAGCGACCTTATCGGCCGCCTCATCACTTGGGTGGGCCTGCTAGCCACCCCACACGGCACCCACCGCCGCACACACCCGACCACCCCCCTCACGCCCACCAGTCCGCCCCCAGCCCGAACCCCACTCCCCACCCACCGCAGCCCCTACAGCCTGGACGCCGGCACCCGTATCGATGGCACCACCACCAGGTCCGTACGCCCGTACCTCACCGCTCATGAACAGCGGCTACGGCACCGGGAGTTGGCGACGGCCACCCTGGGGATCGACGTGCCCGGCCCGTACTGGATCCACGGGACGGAGGTCGCCTGATGCGAGCGGAAACGGAACCGGAGTCGACGAATGCCCCCGAACTGCCGCACCGGCCACGTCTGTTGCCCTGGACCGGCCAGGAGGGCAAGCCCTGTTACCTGATCGCCGACGACCACGGCGGCCCCGTGTCCCGCCTGGCCGACGCGACGGAGTCCATCCAGCTCGGCATGGGCACGGAACTCCTCGCCCACGCCCGCGAACTGCTCCCGGACACGCCACGCGGCGAACTCCGCTTTCTGGCCGAGCGATTGACGGAAGCCCTCCGGGATGCGCTCCGCGTGGCCGAGAGCCGGGGGCAACGGCTGAACCGGCTGAACTGAGCGGCAGGGCCGCCAGCCTGATGACGCGATGGCGGGCCCG
Protein-coding sequences here:
- a CDS encoding nucleotidyltransferase family protein — translated: MIGRLALDEQLGALREVLSRNDVLVEVLARTATLDLPGWYLTAGCLFQTVWNVVTDRPPTDGIKDYDVFYFDDGDLSWEAENRAIGAGREVFAGLPAEVEIRNEARVHLWYEEKFGVPCPPYRSTEAAIDSFAATTCCLGVRLERDGQWRVYAPHGLSDVFNLVVRPNPVLAPQAVYEAKAARWGEQWPELTVLDWPRPRGSRDSRS
- a CDS encoding GntR family transcriptional regulator; translation: MTPELDRTRPVWRQVAAVITARIADGEYPVGARVPSVVELSAEFGIASSTAQKALAHLKAEGLIRAEVGLGSFVAERPEV